A stretch of Paludisphaera borealis DNA encodes these proteins:
- a CDS encoding DUF4465 domain-containing protein, which yields MALAFGLAAGAAHGGGAVATFDDLPLGTDSFWRGPDPNGTVVQGPYGDVVRGSFTTGGVDFVNNYEKTFGSWSGFAYSNTTDTTTAGYLNQFSAFPGSAHSGDAYGVAFGYQDLGPDVLLSQLQGLPHLTLPTGAGIAGMFVTNTTYAALSMLRGDSFAKKFGGASGNDPDWFKLTAYGSDASGKVLEASIDFYLADYRFGDNKQDYIVKDWRYMDLSALAGAQTIYFNVSSSDVGLFGMNTPGYFAVDDVRYTVASAAVPEPSSLVMASVGVVALAGLAHRRRRVA from the coding sequence ATGGCTCTCGCCTTCGGCCTGGCGGCCGGCGCGGCGCACGGCGGCGGCGCCGTCGCCACGTTCGACGACCTTCCTCTCGGCACGGATTCCTTCTGGCGGGGACCCGACCCGAACGGCACGGTGGTTCAGGGGCCGTATGGCGACGTGGTGCGGGGAAGCTTCACGACGGGGGGAGTCGACTTCGTCAACAACTACGAGAAGACCTTCGGTAGCTGGAGCGGCTTCGCCTACTCGAACACGACCGACACGACGACCGCCGGCTACCTGAATCAGTTCTCCGCCTTCCCCGGTTCAGCCCACAGCGGCGACGCCTATGGGGTGGCGTTCGGCTATCAGGATCTGGGCCCGGATGTCCTCCTCAGCCAGCTTCAAGGGCTGCCGCACTTGACGTTGCCCACAGGCGCCGGCATCGCGGGGATGTTCGTGACGAACACGACCTATGCCGCGCTCTCGATGCTTCGGGGCGACAGTTTCGCCAAGAAGTTCGGCGGTGCTTCGGGCAACGACCCCGACTGGTTCAAGTTGACCGCCTACGGCTCCGACGCGTCGGGCAAGGTCCTCGAAGCGTCCATCGATTTCTATCTCGCCGACTATCGCTTCGGCGACAACAAGCAGGATTACATCGTCAAGGACTGGCGGTACATGGACCTTTCCGCCCTGGCCGGCGCCCAGACGATCTACTTCAACGTGTCGTCCTCCGACGTCGGCCTGTTCGGCATGAACACCCCGGGCTACTTCGCGGTCGACGACGTGCGGTACACTGTCGCTTCCGCCGCCGTCCCCGAGCCGTCGAGCCTTGTGATGGCGAGCGTCGGAGTCGTGGCTCTCGCCGGCCTGGCCCATCGTCGTCGTCGAGTCGCCTGA
- the asnB gene encoding asparagine synthase (glutamine-hydrolyzing), protein MCGIAGAIDLTGQREFPARRLLAMTAAIAHRGPDDEQIHIEPGVALGARRLSIIDLAGGRQPLCNEDGSVWVAFNGELFEYPEIRRKLLDRGHQLTTRCDTEAWVHLYEDLGERMFEEARGQFAVSLWDRKTRTLILGRDRVGICPLYYAKADGWLLWGSEIKAILASGMVRAQADVRGIDHLFTFFCAGTTRTFFEGIDSIPPGHFLSINDGRIAKKLYWDLDFPDAGQERRLDDPTPLIEELQAHLETAVERRLRSDVPVVTYISGGLDSTVVLGLCSRLRREPIPAFTVGLDRAGPDERAHSTEAAEMLGSPLTTVVMDRSKIGETFPELVRAAEGPVLDTSCAALLRLAQAVHSQGYKVVLTGEGADEAFAGYVWYKSQKIRDGAYQRIGRTIPRLFRNLIARSVAGGRMVIPPEQAIGGVRPAQQDMYEMISQCKPILYSNAMKDRLDSHSPYADLDITNDRIQRWHPLNQSLYVGYKVMLAGLLMISKGDRIAMNASVESRYPYLDDDVIAFSAGIAPEYKLRGMTEKWILRQVAARILPSQIANRPKTMFRSNLAQTFLGPQRPAWADQLLSLDSLRATGYFDPESVQKQRRLQTLLPRMTPARFVFDVALTCVASTQLWHHIFCGGGLCDLPVWTPPVKASD, encoded by the coding sequence ATGTGCGGCATCGCCGGAGCCATTGACCTGACCGGACAGCGGGAATTCCCCGCCCGGCGACTCCTTGCCATGACCGCCGCGATCGCGCATCGCGGGCCGGACGACGAGCAGATCCACATCGAGCCGGGCGTGGCTCTGGGTGCCCGCAGGCTGTCGATCATCGACCTCGCGGGAGGCCGACAGCCGCTCTGCAATGAGGACGGCTCGGTCTGGGTCGCGTTCAACGGCGAGCTGTTCGAGTACCCCGAGATCCGCCGGAAGCTGCTCGATCGCGGCCATCAACTGACCACGCGGTGCGACACCGAGGCGTGGGTCCACCTTTACGAAGACCTCGGCGAACGGATGTTCGAGGAGGCGCGCGGGCAGTTCGCCGTCTCGCTCTGGGACCGCAAGACCCGCACCCTGATCCTCGGCCGCGACCGCGTCGGCATCTGCCCGCTCTACTACGCCAAGGCCGACGGCTGGCTGCTCTGGGGCTCCGAGATCAAGGCGATCCTGGCCTCGGGCATGGTCCGAGCCCAGGCCGACGTCCGCGGGATCGATCATCTGTTCACGTTCTTCTGCGCGGGGACGACCCGGACGTTCTTCGAGGGGATCGACTCGATTCCCCCTGGCCACTTCCTCAGCATCAACGACGGCCGGATCGCCAAGAAGCTCTACTGGGACCTCGACTTCCCCGACGCCGGCCAGGAACGGCGGCTCGACGATCCTACTCCGCTGATCGAGGAGCTCCAGGCCCACCTGGAGACGGCCGTCGAGCGGCGGCTGCGGAGCGACGTGCCGGTCGTCACCTACATCAGCGGCGGGCTCGACTCGACCGTCGTGCTCGGCCTTTGCAGTCGGCTCCGCCGCGAGCCGATCCCGGCGTTCACGGTCGGGCTCGACCGCGCGGGGCCCGACGAGCGGGCCCATTCGACCGAGGCCGCCGAGATGCTCGGCTCGCCGCTCACCACCGTGGTCATGGATCGCTCGAAGATCGGCGAGACCTTCCCCGAGCTGGTCCGCGCGGCCGAGGGGCCGGTGCTCGACACCTCGTGCGCGGCCTTGCTGCGACTCGCGCAGGCCGTCCACAGCCAGGGCTACAAGGTCGTGCTCACCGGCGAAGGGGCCGACGAGGCGTTCGCGGGATACGTCTGGTACAAGTCCCAGAAGATCCGCGACGGCGCCTACCAGCGCATCGGCCGGACGATTCCGAGGCTCTTCCGCAACCTGATCGCCCGCTCGGTGGCCGGCGGCCGGATGGTCATCCCGCCCGAACAGGCCATCGGCGGCGTCCGCCCGGCGCAGCAGGATATGTATGAGATGATATCTCAATGCAAGCCGATCCTCTACTCGAATGCGATGAAGGACCGGCTCGACAGCCACAGCCCGTACGCCGATCTCGACATCACCAACGATCGCATCCAGCGCTGGCATCCGTTGAACCAGTCGCTCTACGTCGGCTACAAGGTAATGCTCGCCGGCCTCCTGATGATCTCCAAGGGGGACCGGATCGCCATGAACGCCTCGGTCGAGTCGCGCTACCCGTACCTCGACGACGACGTCATCGCGTTCTCGGCCGGCATCGCCCCCGAGTACAAGCTGCGCGGCATGACCGAGAAATGGATCCTCCGCCAGGTCGCCGCCCGCATCCTCCCCAGCCAGATCGCCAACCGTCCCAAAACGATGTTCCGGTCCAACCTCGCGCAGACGTTTCTCGGCCCCCAACGCCCCGCCTGGGCCGACCAGTTGCTGAGCCTCGACTCGCTTCGCGCCACCGGCTACTTCGATCCCGAATCGGTCCAGAAACAGCGGCGGCTGCAAACTCTACTTCCACGAATGACCCCCGCCCGGTTCGTCTTCGACGTCGCCCTGACCTGCGTCGCCTCCACGCAGCTCTGGCACCACATCTTCTGCGGCGGCGGCCTGTGCGACCTCCCCGTCTGGACCCCGCCCGTCAAGGCGTCCGACTAA
- a CDS encoding DUF1289 domain-containing protein: MSSTSPCTGICQIEKDSRLCLGCARTLDEIAAWRGASEADKQRIWAELPARRVKLGVGLCDVPPAVPD, from the coding sequence GTGTCGTCGACCAGTCCGTGCACCGGGATTTGTCAGATCGAGAAAGACTCCCGCCTTTGCCTCGGTTGCGCCCGAACCCTCGACGAGATCGCCGCATGGCGGGGGGCGTCGGAAGCCGACAAGCAACGGATCTGGGCCGAGCTTCCCGCGCGTCGCGTGAAGCTCGGCGTCGGATTGTGCGACGTTCCTCCGGCCGTGCCGGATTAG
- a CDS encoding cytochrome c biogenesis protein: MRRYGRLLFGLGLCALLITTVAAVSPGQRDDQGVRKLGVGPAYEQLGKVAVMHQGRVKPLDTVAREEVKHVFSRETIKLLDDENRVVETWGPVAAFVDWIVRPEFWDSQPFILVDYLPLKRQILLSSIREQLGVVAAKSTTSADDKGRLTRLIEDSEITTGMLAELLKSSKLAADDQKTLTVLADKLHEEHKWLTPDELENAKIKHGDHDEPFMEWVSQLDAQKRKFDADPKSAQRLTEIEKRAIDVGQRLVTYKSYSGDEMRSAGLIRIMPRPSSRAALDYYKEVIPKARSVQDPRELSRVLTPIEFDALKALDTYWNDTPLDDRHTPGEDAKFDEKFSVWLSESSVWVPLKVLLKAEPEGLVKAGYPDADVRAFLTAYRQLENAETSAPGQVAADAAANLLKTSRALGEAVNPGKYPTLASMDRESHFNAVNPFWQAPFAYGAALALLAVSLGFAGGRRSEMGIAGKSFYTLGMLGLAAGIGLEVYGFYLRIAISGWAPVTNMYETVIWVALVTAVLSFTFELVYRRTFTALAGAGVALLGTITAANVPLLDPSIKSLQPVLRSNLWLTIHVLTEVSSYAAFGLAWGLGLIATFYYLTATYRRTPTFKELAAPLLPGLPLLATGGAGVAASYGLFGESWTTGDPLFYVFAIMGGIGWMVSLGTVLACAGEVVNRLTTRGLDDQPAVEVERHAAAGSRPRPSVEEIKAMAEAAPPLQLDARSRSMQQTAAMIKPLSNFIYRAMQVGVLLIAAGTILGGVWADYSWGRFWGWDPKEVWALITLLVYLVPLHGRFAGWVNTFGLVFASVACFLSVVMAWYGVNFILGVGLHSYGFVEGGSQGFMSLIIASMMSLPLAAYWRRWLGYNSLAA, encoded by the coding sequence ATGAGACGATACGGCCGACTTCTCTTTGGACTTGGCCTGTGCGCGCTGCTGATCACCACGGTTGCGGCGGTTTCGCCCGGGCAACGCGACGATCAGGGCGTGCGCAAGCTGGGCGTCGGGCCGGCCTACGAGCAGCTCGGCAAGGTCGCTGTCATGCACCAGGGGCGCGTCAAGCCGCTGGACACGGTCGCCCGCGAGGAGGTCAAGCACGTCTTCAGCCGCGAGACCATCAAGCTGCTCGACGACGAGAACCGGGTCGTCGAGACCTGGGGGCCGGTGGCGGCGTTCGTCGACTGGATCGTCCGGCCCGAGTTTTGGGATTCTCAGCCGTTCATCCTGGTCGACTACCTTCCACTGAAGCGGCAGATCCTCCTGAGTTCGATCCGCGAGCAGCTCGGCGTTGTCGCCGCGAAGTCGACGACCTCGGCCGACGACAAAGGGCGGCTGACCAGGCTGATCGAGGATTCCGAGATCACCACCGGGATGCTGGCCGAGCTCTTGAAGTCGTCCAAGCTCGCCGCCGACGACCAGAAGACCCTGACCGTACTGGCCGACAAGCTCCACGAGGAACACAAGTGGCTGACCCCCGACGAACTCGAGAACGCCAAGATCAAGCACGGCGATCATGACGAACCGTTCATGGAGTGGGTCTCGCAGCTCGACGCGCAGAAGCGGAAATTCGACGCCGATCCGAAGTCGGCCCAGCGGCTCACGGAAATCGAGAAGCGGGCGATCGACGTCGGCCAGCGGCTGGTGACCTACAAATCGTACAGCGGCGACGAGATGCGGTCCGCCGGCCTGATCCGGATCATGCCCCGGCCGTCGAGCCGGGCGGCCCTCGACTATTATAAAGAGGTCATCCCCAAGGCACGCTCGGTGCAGGACCCGCGCGAGCTTTCGCGCGTCCTCACCCCGATCGAGTTCGACGCGCTCAAGGCTTTGGATACGTACTGGAACGACACCCCGCTCGACGATCGCCACACTCCCGGCGAAGACGCCAAGTTCGATGAGAAGTTCAGCGTCTGGCTGAGCGAAAGTTCGGTCTGGGTTCCCCTGAAGGTCTTGCTCAAGGCGGAACCCGAAGGACTTGTCAAGGCCGGATATCCCGACGCCGACGTCCGCGCGTTCCTGACGGCCTACCGCCAGCTCGAGAACGCCGAGACGAGCGCTCCGGGACAGGTCGCCGCGGACGCCGCCGCGAACCTCTTGAAGACGTCGAGGGCGCTGGGCGAGGCGGTCAACCCGGGCAAGTATCCGACCCTGGCCTCGATGGATCGCGAGTCGCACTTCAACGCGGTTAACCCGTTCTGGCAGGCGCCCTTCGCTTACGGGGCGGCCCTCGCCCTGCTGGCCGTGAGCCTCGGCTTCGCCGGCGGCCGGCGGTCGGAGATGGGGATCGCCGGCAAGAGCTTCTACACGCTGGGCATGCTCGGCCTGGCGGCCGGAATCGGGCTGGAAGTCTACGGCTTCTACCTGCGGATCGCCATCTCGGGCTGGGCGCCGGTGACCAACATGTACGAGACGGTCATCTGGGTGGCCCTGGTCACGGCGGTCCTGTCGTTCACCTTCGAACTGGTCTACCGCCGCACCTTCACGGCCCTGGCCGGAGCGGGCGTGGCCCTGCTGGGAACGATCACCGCGGCCAACGTTCCGCTGCTCGACCCCAGCATCAAGAGCCTTCAGCCGGTCTTACGGAGCAACCTCTGGCTGACGATCCACGTCTTGACCGAGGTGTCGAGCTACGCCGCGTTCGGCCTGGCCTGGGGGCTCGGCCTGATCGCGACGTTCTATTACCTGACCGCCACATACCGCCGCACGCCGACGTTCAAGGAGCTGGCGGCGCCGTTGCTCCCCGGCTTGCCGCTGCTGGCGACGGGCGGGGCCGGCGTGGCGGCGTCTTACGGGTTGTTCGGCGAGTCGTGGACGACCGGCGACCCCCTGTTCTACGTCTTTGCGATCATGGGCGGAATCGGCTGGATGGTCTCGCTGGGGACGGTCCTGGCCTGCGCCGGCGAGGTCGTCAACCGGCTCACGACGCGCGGTCTGGACGATCAGCCGGCCGTCGAGGTCGAGCGGCACGCGGCGGCTGGAAGCCGTCCTCGGCCGTCGGTCGAAGAGATCAAGGCTATGGCCGAGGCCGCTCCGCCGCTCCAGCTCGACGCCCGAAGCCGGTCCATGCAGCAGACCGCGGCCATGATCAAGCCGCTGTCGAACTTCATCTACCGGGCGATGCAGGTGGGCGTTCTGCTGATCGCCGCCGGCACGATCCTCGGAGGCGTCTGGGCCGACTATTCGTGGGGACGCTTCTGGGGATGGGACCCCAAGGAAGTCTGGGCGCTGATCACGCTGCTCGTCTACCTGGTGCCGCTGCACGGCCGGTTCGCCGGCTGGGTCAATACTTTCGGCCTGGTCTTCGCCTCGGTCGCCTGCTTCCTCTCCGTCGTGATGGCCTGGTACGGGGTCAACTTCATCCTCGGCGTGGGCCTGCACAGCTACGGGTTCGTCGAGGGAGGCTCGCAGGGCTTCATGAGCTTGATCATCGCCAGCATGATGTCGCTGCCGCTGGCCGCCTACTGGCGGCGTTGGCTGGGCTACAACAGCCTCGCCGCCTGA
- a CDS encoding type II toxin-antitoxin system YafQ family toxin, producing MTSGQEAKAQARTGVVTPLTPADHPRLNPVRSARFDKEVARQKARGKDLAKLHAVIVALSNRQPLEPKHRDHALTGEWSGYRDCHIEPDWIPIYERTETELRLMRTGSHSDLKLT from the coding sequence GTGACATCTGGCCAGGAAGCGAAAGCCCAAGCCCGAACCGGTGTCGTAACGCCACTCACGCCGGCCGACCACCCAAGGCTCAATCCTGTCAGGTCGGCTCGATTCGATAAGGAAGTCGCACGCCAGAAAGCGCGCGGTAAGGATCTGGCCAAGCTCCATGCGGTCATCGTCGCCTTATCGAACCGCCAACCCTTGGAACCCAAGCATCGGGATCATGCGCTGACGGGTGAGTGGTCCGGCTACCGCGACTGTCACATCGAGCCCGACTGGATCCCTATCTACGAACGCACGGAGACGGAGCTGAGGCTGATGCGGACCGGCTCGCACTCCGACCTGAAGCTCACCTGA
- a CDS encoding alkaline phosphatase family protein — MSPPPVVVVNAVGLTARLLGHARRFRALADAGWVRSLHEVAPAVTCTAQASLLTGRPPQDHGIVGNGWLFRDTREVRFWQQSSALVQAEPIYSTARRMARERGRSFRAAKLFWWFNQGADVEISVTPKPYYGADGGKVFGVSGTPEPLCGRLEAEIGKFPFHTFWGPNAGLPCTEWIAQAAADVLERDRPDLTLVYLPHLDYEPQRRGPGGCDMARLTAELDAAAAPLLDRARALGARVWIVSEYGHCDVSRPVALNHVLRRAGLLTVRNGPFGETLDTFDSRAFAVCDHQLAHVYVRRAGDVDRVRDMLAQEPGVGRVFAGAERAEIGLDHDRSGEIVVLSEPDAWFAYPYWLDDAVAPDFARTVDIHRKPGYDPCELFFDPTLLWPKGRAVRRLIQKKLGFRTLFDVIPLDPTLVRGSHGLPARDPLDKPVLIADGPPPSTDELLETTDFHALLLNALVSDG; from the coding sequence ATGTCGCCACCGCCCGTCGTCGTCGTCAACGCCGTTGGATTGACCGCCCGACTCCTCGGTCACGCCCGTCGGTTCCGTGCGCTGGCCGACGCCGGCTGGGTCCGCTCGCTGCATGAAGTCGCGCCGGCGGTCACCTGCACGGCCCAGGCGAGCTTGCTGACCGGGCGTCCGCCCCAGGATCACGGAATTGTAGGCAACGGCTGGCTCTTTCGCGACACACGCGAGGTTCGATTCTGGCAGCAGTCGAGCGCCCTGGTTCAGGCCGAGCCGATCTACTCGACGGCCCGGAGGATGGCCCGCGAGCGTGGGCGGTCGTTCCGCGCGGCCAAGCTGTTCTGGTGGTTCAACCAGGGTGCGGACGTCGAGATCAGCGTGACGCCCAAGCCTTATTACGGGGCCGACGGCGGCAAGGTGTTCGGCGTGTCGGGAACGCCCGAGCCCCTCTGCGGGAGGCTCGAAGCCGAGATCGGCAAGTTCCCCTTTCACACGTTCTGGGGGCCGAACGCCGGCCTTCCTTGCACCGAGTGGATCGCCCAGGCCGCCGCCGACGTGCTCGAACGCGATCGGCCCGACCTGACGCTCGTCTATCTGCCGCATCTCGACTACGAGCCCCAGCGCCGCGGGCCCGGCGGCTGCGACATGGCTCGGCTCACGGCCGAACTCGACGCCGCCGCGGCCCCCCTGCTCGACCGCGCCCGCGCTCTGGGCGCGCGAGTCTGGATCGTCAGCGAGTACGGCCATTGCGACGTCAGTCGGCCGGTCGCGCTCAACCACGTCCTGCGACGCGCAGGCCTTCTGACCGTTCGCAACGGCCCGTTCGGCGAGACGCTCGACACGTTCGACAGCCGGGCCTTCGCCGTCTGCGATCATCAGTTGGCGCACGTTTATGTGCGCCGGGCCGGCGACGTCGACCGCGTCCGCGACATGCTCGCTCAGGAGCCGGGGGTCGGCCGGGTCTTCGCGGGCGCCGAGCGCGCCGAGATCGGGCTCGATCACGACCGCTCCGGCGAGATCGTCGTCCTCTCCGAGCCCGACGCCTGGTTCGCTTACCCGTACTGGCTTGACGACGCCGTCGCCCCCGACTTCGCGCGGACCGTAGACATCCACCGCAAGCCGGGCTACGACCCTTGCGAGCTGTTTTTCGATCCGACGCTGCTCTGGCCGAAGGGACGCGCCGTGCGACGACTCATCCAGAAGAAGCTCGGATTCCGGACCCTTTTCGACGTGATCCCGCTCGACCCGACCCTGGTGCGCGGCAGCCACGGCCTCCCCGCCCGCGATCCTCTCGACAAGCCAGTCCTCATCGCCGACGGCCCCCCGCCGTCGACCGACGAACTACTGGAGACGACCGATTTCCACGCGTTGCTTCTTAATGCGTTGGTGAGCGACGGATAA
- a CDS encoding DUF309 domain-containing protein: protein MSSQESESPPLPPYSYVPGGRWPHPTSSPLGHLHGRPPEHTPPIEGDAWPESKAYLRGVALFNAGYYWEAHEAWEALWHAHERRGPTATVLKGLIKLAAAGVKIREGRVAGARTHARRAAEHFADAMAEAGSRQIGLDLTQWIKHAETIACDPPEDAGRPETAVHEVFPFRVEPRFPA from the coding sequence ATGTCGAGTCAAGAATCCGAGTCTCCGCCCCTGCCACCGTACAGCTACGTTCCAGGCGGGCGCTGGCCGCACCCGACCAGTTCACCTCTCGGGCACCTGCACGGCAGGCCGCCCGAGCATACCCCGCCGATCGAAGGCGATGCGTGGCCCGAATCGAAGGCCTACCTTCGCGGCGTCGCACTGTTCAACGCCGGATACTATTGGGAGGCTCACGAAGCCTGGGAAGCGCTCTGGCACGCGCACGAACGACGAGGGCCGACGGCGACCGTCCTCAAAGGGCTCATCAAGCTGGCCGCCGCCGGCGTCAAGATCCGCGAGGGACGTGTCGCCGGCGCGCGGACGCACGCGCGTCGCGCGGCGGAACATTTCGCCGACGCCATGGCCGAGGCGGGCTCCCGCCAGATCGGACTCGACCTCACGCAGTGGATCAAACACGCGGAAACCATAGCATGCGATCCCCCCGAAGACGCCGGACGTCCGGAAACAGCCGTACATGAAGTGTTTCCCTTCCGCGTCGAGCCACGATTTCCAGCTTAA
- a CDS encoding carbon-nitrogen hydrolase family protein, translated as MKILAAAIQMPSDLLDLSANLQRADGLLREARQAGAELVVLPELFNTGYSLCPDYGPHSETAEGPTLSYLLQRSRRWKMCIAAGYVEREGRHLYDSVAFCTPDGDLHIYRKRNLVFWERFRFRPGRQPMVVATPWGRVGFAVCADMIYRRVWTDYRDRIDLAVVSAAWPEFADRGTGRRHWLLGHVGPLCSDIPAKVAVDLGVPVVFANQCGETRTTIPVLHTTILDRFAGRSSICDGRHGPPSGPTLIRRSFWLPSPSTRSEE; from the coding sequence GTGAAGATCCTGGCCGCCGCGATCCAGATGCCGAGCGACTTGCTCGACCTTTCGGCCAACCTCCAGCGCGCCGACGGGCTGCTCCGCGAGGCCCGCCAGGCCGGGGCCGAGCTCGTCGTGTTGCCCGAGCTGTTCAACACGGGTTACAGCCTTTGCCCCGACTACGGTCCTCACAGCGAGACCGCCGAGGGGCCGACCTTGTCGTACCTGCTCCAGCGCAGCCGACGATGGAAGATGTGCATCGCGGCCGGATACGTCGAGCGCGAGGGAAGGCACCTCTACGATTCCGTCGCCTTCTGCACGCCCGACGGCGACCTCCACATCTACCGCAAGCGCAACCTCGTGTTCTGGGAACGGTTTCGGTTCCGCCCCGGTCGTCAGCCGATGGTCGTCGCCACGCCCTGGGGGCGGGTCGGATTCGCCGTTTGCGCCGACATGATCTATCGACGGGTCTGGACCGATTATCGCGATCGAATCGACCTCGCCGTGGTCTCGGCCGCGTGGCCCGAGTTCGCCGATCGCGGCACCGGACGGCGGCACTGGCTGCTCGGCCACGTCGGGCCGCTGTGCAGCGACATCCCCGCCAAGGTCGCGGTCGATCTCGGCGTCCCGGTCGTGTTCGCCAACCAGTGCGGCGAGACCCGGACCACGATCCCTGTCCTTCACACGACGATCCTCGACCGATTCGCGGGTCGCAGCAGCATCTGCGACGGCCGACACGGCCCCCCGTCCGGGCCGACCTTGATCCGGCGCTCCTTCTGGCTCCCGTCACCATCCACCCGAAGCGAGGAATGA
- a CDS encoding PEGA domain-containing protein translates to MVRSLKVRRRSAAILGLGAVLLGLNAGCVVRRYTLRTEPPGALAIVNDEEIGPTPVSRSFTYYGDREITFLLDGYETKTVIQPVAAPWWDNLFTEFFSENLVPFTLRDEREFKFDLQQATPPQANDLYNRAEALRAESQIAPKPRRKGFFAWLGFE, encoded by the coding sequence ATGGTGAGATCCCTGAAGGTCCGTCGCCGCTCGGCGGCGATTCTCGGTCTGGGCGCAGTGCTGCTCGGCCTGAACGCGGGCTGCGTGGTGCGCCGTTACACCCTCCGCACCGAGCCCCCCGGCGCCCTGGCGATCGTCAACGACGAGGAGATCGGGCCGACGCCGGTCTCGCGGTCGTTCACCTACTACGGCGATCGCGAGATCACGTTCCTCCTCGACGGTTACGAGACCAAGACGGTCATTCAGCCGGTCGCCGCCCCCTGGTGGGACAACTTGTTCACCGAGTTCTTCTCCGAGAACCTCGTGCCGTTCACGCTCCGCGACGAGCGCGAATTCAAGTTCGACCTCCAGCAGGCGACGCCTCCCCAGGCCAACGACCTGTACAATCGCGCCGAGGCGCTGCGGGCCGAGTCGCAAATCGCACCCAAGCCAAGGCGCAAGGGATTCTTCGCGTGGCTCGGATTCGAGTGA